The following are encoded in a window of Candidatus Poribacteria bacterium genomic DNA:
- a CDS encoding ThuA domain-containing protein yields MSVNTALCDAIIQNSLTFFLTILYNTYTKKARDLIEFLNLMRKLKNYQFIVMYLAHRPIVKEFSMNILMLRHSAGFEHTYLPDAEVALKQIGAANGWNVTTTHRCDRINAENLENQDILAFATTGNLPFDDAQKEALLSFVRNGKAFFGIHNATDTCYDWPEYGEMLGGYFAGHPWHQEVNVIVEDGNHPATRMLGSNFKVVDEIYTFKDWDRSKTRVLMRLDNDSIDLSRGNREDDDYALGWCHTYGKGRVMYTALGHPDALWNEEWFHEHIIGCLKWAGGLED; encoded by the coding sequence ATGAGCGTCAACACTGCTTTATGTGACGCTATAATACAAAATAGTTTAACATTTTTTCTGACAATTTTGTATAATACGTATACGAAAAAAGCGCGTGATCTGATAGAGTTCCTAAATTTAATGCGAAAACTAAAGAATTATCAATTCATCGTCATGTATCTCGCGCATCGCCCCATTGTAAAGGAGTTTTCTATGAACATTCTAATGTTACGCCATTCCGCTGGCTTTGAGCACACTTATTTACCCGATGCAGAAGTCGCCCTGAAGCAAATTGGTGCAGCAAACGGTTGGAATGTCACCACAACACACCGATGCGACCGAATTAACGCCGAAAACCTTGAAAACCAAGACATCCTCGCATTCGCAACGACAGGTAATCTTCCGTTTGATGACGCTCAGAAAGAGGCACTGTTGAGTTTTGTGCGGAACGGCAAAGCCTTCTTCGGCATCCACAACGCGACAGACACCTGCTACGACTGGCCCGAATACGGTGAGATGCTCGGTGGCTATTTCGCCGGACACCCATGGCATCAAGAAGTAAACGTGATCGTGGAAGACGGGAACCATCCAGCCACGCGTATGCTCGGGAGCAACTTCAAGGTCGTTGATGAAATCTACACGTTTAAAGATTGGGATCGCTCCAAAACACGGGTCCTGATGCGTTTGGACAACGATTCCATCGATCTCTCTCGCGGTAATCGTGAAGACGATGATTACGCACTCGGTTGGTGCCATACCTACGGAAAAGGACGCGTGATGTATACGGCACTCGGACATCCCGATGCCCTTTGGAACGAAGAATGGTTCCATGAACACATCATAGGATGTCTCAAATGGGCGGGTGGATTGGAAGATTAG
- a CDS encoding Mrp/NBP35 family ATP-binding protein has protein sequence MRFLKKGDKKKPKSASDTAAKAHPDLKVITGSQISGRQPQQPTAPRQQPQQQNITLPNIKYKIAVASGKGGVGKSTVATNLAISLANAGAAVGLMDADAYGPSIPTMMGIQEQPKTSPERKIIPLVRHDIKLMSIGFMVPEEQAMIWRGPMLHSAIRQFLSDVDWGELDYLIIDLPPGTGDVALSLTQAIPLTGALIVTTPQDVALADVRRGVAMFERLGVPILGIIENMSYFICPHCHEKTEIFRADGGKNTSERFGVTFLGQIPLDAEVCTAGDIGVPIVAGHPESPQSEAFGAVAAELTTVLEESGEEDELTIL, from the coding sequence ATGAGGTTTCTAAAAAAAGGCGACAAAAAAAAACCGAAATCCGCGTCGGATACTGCGGCGAAAGCACATCCCGACTTAAAGGTAATTACGGGTTCACAAATTTCGGGTCGACAACCCCAACAACCAACGGCTCCCCGACAACAACCTCAGCAACAAAACATCACATTACCCAATATCAAGTATAAAATCGCCGTCGCCAGTGGGAAAGGCGGGGTCGGGAAATCTACCGTCGCTACCAATCTCGCAATTTCCTTGGCGAATGCGGGGGCAGCAGTCGGTTTGATGGACGCTGATGCCTACGGTCCCAGCATCCCAACAATGATGGGTATCCAAGAACAACCCAAGACCAGCCCGGAACGTAAGATTATTCCGCTCGTTCGGCACGACATTAAACTCATGTCGATTGGGTTTATGGTGCCCGAAGAGCAGGCGATGATCTGGCGGGGACCGATGTTACACAGTGCCATTCGCCAATTTCTCAGCGATGTGGACTGGGGGGAACTCGATTATCTCATCATTGACCTGCCACCGGGAACAGGGGATGTCGCCCTCTCGCTCACGCAAGCGATTCCGCTCACGGGTGCGCTCATTGTTACGACCCCACAAGATGTCGCTCTCGCCGATGTTCGACGCGGCGTTGCCATGTTCGAACGTCTCGGTGTACCTATCCTCGGTATCATTGAAAACATGAGCTACTTCATCTGTCCGCACTGCCACGAGAAAACAGAAATCTTTAGGGCGGATGGCGGTAAAAACACCAGTGAACGCTTTGGCGTTACGTTCTTGGGGCAAATCCCCCTTGATGCTGAAGTTTGCACTGCCGGGGACATCGGCGTGCCGATTGTCGCCGGACATCCAGAATCCCCACAATCCGAAGCCTTCGGCGCGGTCGCGGCGGAATTAACGACGGTTCTGGAGGAGAGTGGCGAAGAAGACGAATTGACGATCCTCTAA